In the Solanum pennellii chromosome 5, SPENNV200 genome, one interval contains:
- the LOC107018556 gene encoding cyclic dof factor 2 isoform X2: MQDADKETLSSKSIEEEDSSEEKALKKPDKLIPCPRCNSMETKFCYYNNYNVNQPRYFCKNCQRYWTAGGTMRNVPVGSGRRKNKSSSISNYPLQAGRVEAAAHGMHLPASRTNGTVLTFGSDKPLCDSMVSALNLAENSHNMNRNEYHGSERRMPTIGNDQSNGSCSTASSVTDKESSAGTHDLANWNNFQPFPPQVPYFQGAPWPYSGFPVSFYPAAPYWGCTVPNPWNVPWLSSDQSVHNNSPTSPTLGKHSRDESKLDPSQSRRRDTTLQDREGERCVLIPKTLRIHDPNEAAKSSIWSTLGIRNEKIDSTRGTMLFSAFNPKADHRNRELDTSFALQANPAALSRSLHFRESTR; this comes from the coding sequence ATGCAGGACGCGGATAAAGAGACGTTATCATCAAAATCTATCGAGGAGGAGGATTCGAGTGAGGAGAAGGCACTCAAGAAGCCTGATAAATTGATTCCATGTCCGCGATGTAATAGCATGGAAACAAAGTTCTGTTATTACAATAATTACAACGTCAATCAGCCTCGTTACTTCTGCAAGAACTGCCAGAGATATTGGACTGCTGGAGGTACAATGAGAAATGTGCCTGTGGGATCTGGTCGTCGTAAGAACAAGAGTTCTTCCATATCGAATTATCCTCTTCAAGCAGGTCGAGTCGAAGCAGCAGCTCACGGAATGCATCTTCCTGCTTCAAGGACAAATGGAACTGTCCTTACATTTGGATCAGATAAACCCCTTTGTGACTCTATGGTTTCTGCATTGAACTTAGCTGAGAATTCACATAATATGAATCGAAATGAATACCATGGATCGGAACGAAGAATGCCTACAATCGGGAATGATCAATCAAATGGAAGTTGTAGTACAGCTTCAAGTGTAACTGACAAAGAAAGCAGTGCTGGTACTCATGATTTAGCTAATTGGAATAATTTCCAGCCATTTCCTCCTCAAGTACCCTACTTTCAGGGTGCTCCGTGGCCTTATTCTGGCTTTCCAGTATCATTCTATCCAGCAGCACCGTACTGGGGATGCACCGTGCCAAACCCTTGGAACGTACCTTGGCTTTCATCCGATCAATCAGTCCATAACAACAGTCCTACCTCACCGACATTAGGAAAACATTCTCGAGATGAAAGCAAGCTTGATCCATCACAATCAAGGAGAAGAGATACTACTTTGCAGGATAGAGAAGGGGAGAGATGTGTACTGATTCCGAAGACATTAAGGATTCATGATCCAAATGAAGCGGCTAAAAGCTCTATATGGTCAACACTAGGTATCAGGAATGAGAAGATTGATTCGACTCGTGGTACAATGCTCTTCAGTGCCTTTAATCCAAAAGCTGATCATAGAAATCGCGAACTTGACACTTCTTTTGCCTTGCAAGCTAATCCAGCAGCCTTGTCTAGATCACTTCATTTTCGTGAGAGTACACGATGA
- the LOC107018556 gene encoding cyclic dof factor 1 isoform X1 — translation MSEVRDPSIKLFGKTIGMTQQETNCVYLHDDHTTSSPLSIDDEKITLEGEVTQSKQVDELVDPTADSSIEPETSSGISDDIKMQDADKETLSSKSIEEEDSSEEKALKKPDKLIPCPRCNSMETKFCYYNNYNVNQPRYFCKNCQRYWTAGGTMRNVPVGSGRRKNKSSSISNYPLQAGRVEAAAHGMHLPASRTNGTVLTFGSDKPLCDSMVSALNLAENSHNMNRNEYHGSERRMPTIGNDQSNGSCSTASSVTDKESSAGTHDLANWNNFQPFPPQVPYFQGAPWPYSGFPVSFYPAAPYWGCTVPNPWNVPWLSSDQSVHNNSPTSPTLGKHSRDESKLDPSQSRRRDTTLQDREGERCVLIPKTLRIHDPNEAAKSSIWSTLGIRNEKIDSTRGTMLFSAFNPKADHRNRELDTSFALQANPAALSRSLHFRESTR, via the coding sequence ATCACTTTAGAAGGAGAAGTTACACAAAGCAAACAAGTTGATGAACTTGTTGATCCAACTGCAGACTCGTCGATTGAACCAGAAACATCATCTGGTATAAGCGATGACATCAAGATGCAGGACGCGGATAAAGAGACGTTATCATCAAAATCTATCGAGGAGGAGGATTCGAGTGAGGAGAAGGCACTCAAGAAGCCTGATAAATTGATTCCATGTCCGCGATGTAATAGCATGGAAACAAAGTTCTGTTATTACAATAATTACAACGTCAATCAGCCTCGTTACTTCTGCAAGAACTGCCAGAGATATTGGACTGCTGGAGGTACAATGAGAAATGTGCCTGTGGGATCTGGTCGTCGTAAGAACAAGAGTTCTTCCATATCGAATTATCCTCTTCAAGCAGGTCGAGTCGAAGCAGCAGCTCACGGAATGCATCTTCCTGCTTCAAGGACAAATGGAACTGTCCTTACATTTGGATCAGATAAACCCCTTTGTGACTCTATGGTTTCTGCATTGAACTTAGCTGAGAATTCACATAATATGAATCGAAATGAATACCATGGATCGGAACGAAGAATGCCTACAATCGGGAATGATCAATCAAATGGAAGTTGTAGTACAGCTTCAAGTGTAACTGACAAAGAAAGCAGTGCTGGTACTCATGATTTAGCTAATTGGAATAATTTCCAGCCATTTCCTCCTCAAGTACCCTACTTTCAGGGTGCTCCGTGGCCTTATTCTGGCTTTCCAGTATCATTCTATCCAGCAGCACCGTACTGGGGATGCACCGTGCCAAACCCTTGGAACGTACCTTGGCTTTCATCCGATCAATCAGTCCATAACAACAGTCCTACCTCACCGACATTAGGAAAACATTCTCGAGATGAAAGCAAGCTTGATCCATCACAATCAAGGAGAAGAGATACTACTTTGCAGGATAGAGAAGGGGAGAGATGTGTACTGATTCCGAAGACATTAAGGATTCATGATCCAAATGAAGCGGCTAAAAGCTCTATATGGTCAACACTAGGTATCAGGAATGAGAAGATTGATTCGACTCGTGGTACAATGCTCTTCAGTGCCTTTAATCCAAAAGCTGATCATAGAAATCGCGAACTTGACACTTCTTTTGCCTTGCAAGCTAATCCAGCAGCCTTGTCTAGATCACTTCATTTTCGTGAGAGTACACGATGA